TTCTTCATAGGCGAGCAGGTCAACGGATTCGCCCCGGAGCCGCGCCAGGATGTGTTCTAGCCCGGCCTGCCAGTGGGCAAGCTGAAAGTTTTCGAGGGCATGGAGATAGTCGGAGCGTTTTTGTTCAGGCATGTCGGTGGACGGCAAAACCCCTGTCGTCCCTCACTCCAGCCAGGGGATTTCGACCAGCTCGATGAGATGGCCGTCGGGGTCGTAGAGATACATCTGCGTGGCCCCGTCCCCGCGCGGGCGCGGCCCCCAGGCGATGGGGTAGCCGTGCTGGCCGAGCGTGCGGACGGCCTCGGCCATGCTGGCGACGCGAAAACAGAAGTGGCGGGCGAAGGTGATGTCGCCGTCGGCCTTGTGGCCGTTGGGCGGGTCGCCGAAGTATTGGGTGGCGTCGGCCCAGCCGATGAGGTGGATTTCGTAGACGCCGTGGCGAAACCAGGCGCCCTCGAAGGTGAAGTTGGCCGGGCGGGGGACGTCAGCCATGCCCAGGATGTCGCAATAGAAGCGCCGGG
The sequence above is drawn from the Caldilineales bacterium genome and encodes:
- a CDS encoding VOC family protein codes for the protein MIELKHLHHISLVTQNVPASRRFYCDILGMADVPRPANFTFEGAWFRHGVYEIHLIGWADATQYFGDPPNGHKADGDITFARHFCFRVASMAEAVRTLGQHGYPIAWGPRPRGDGATQMYLYDPDGHLIELVEIPWLE